From the genome of Torulaspora globosa chromosome 2, complete sequence, one region includes:
- a CDS encoding uncharacterized protein (ancestral locus Anc_3.374), giving the protein MLPVSQHNASDLTVRSGYAYLLSDPSHVRVTRRASRNSLYLVHLFQINNSHACVVPQTMGFGLSAEPWAENDLPSGRDEILNGGLQMASDVLKNWKRGKLYKFKNPNGEDFQVQTFHTYHGSEYWLSRQSKHTIDEALYEKMVYYLNGSERTKTGEWAMPDRTRRSRLEKEYIEVLSDCEILKVTDSGWALVNLEYNLGKPLSIRDFNEWVYPIAPYVDETGREVSLIVSLNAQVPMKQSSVEKNHTAAYYASVERLAYDRDTGELEWLMCTTSDAGGNVPKWMQNATIAKTVAKDVPYLFNFLNTKQT; this is encoded by the coding sequence ATGCTGCCTGTCTCACAGCACAACGCATCGGATCTAACCGTTAGATCTGGCTACGCGTATCTTTTATCCGATCCAAGCCATGTACGAGTTACCCGCCGCGCATCGCGAAACTCCCTATACTTGGTCCATCTGTTTCAGATCAACAATTCACACGCCTGTGTGGTACCGCAGACCATGGGTTTCGGTCTGAGTGCGGAGCCATGGGCTGAGAACGACCTTCCCAGCGGCAGGGACGAGATCCTGAACGGGGGCCTCCAGATGGCGAGCGACgtgctgaagaactggaaaagGGGCAAACTGTacaagttcaagaaccCTAACGGCGAGGACTTCCAGGTCCAGACGTTCCACACATACCACGGGTCCGAGTACTGGCTGAGCCGCCAGTCCAAACACACGATCGACGAAGCGCTGTACGAGAAAATGGTGTACTACCTCAACGGCAGCGAGAGAACCAAGACGGGGGAATGGGCCATGCCCGACAGAACGCGGCGGTCCAGACTGGAAAAAGAGTACATCGAAGTGCTGAGCGACTGCGAGATCCTGAAGGTCACCGACTCCGGCTGGGCGCTCGTCAATCTCGAGTACAATCTCGGGAAACCGCTCTCGATACGAGACTTCAACGAGTGGGTGTACCCGATCGCACCGTATGTCGACGAGACAGGCCGCGAAGTCTCATTGATAGTCTCCTTAAATGCGCAAGTACCGATGAAGCAAAGCTCGGTCGAGAAAAACCACACCGCGGCGTACTACGCCAGCGTCGAGCGGCTCGCCTACGACCGCGACACCGGTGAGCTGGAATGGCTCATGTGTACCACCAGCGACGCTGGCGGCAATGTACCCAAATGGATGCAGAACGCGACCATCGCCAAGACAGTCGCCAAGGACGTCCCCTACCTGTTCAATTTCTTAAACACTAAACAAACCTAA
- the TEF2 gene encoding translation elongation factor EF-1 alpha (ancestral locus Anc_3.378): MGKEKSHVNVVVIGHVDSGKSTTTGHLIYKCGGIDKRTIEKFEKEAAELGKGSFKYAWVLDKLKAERERGITIDIALWKFETPKYQVTVIDAPGHRDFIKNMITGTSQADCAILIIAGGVGEFEAGISKDGQTREHALLAFTLGVRQLIVAVNKMDSVKWDESRFQEIVKETSNFIKKVGYNPKTVPFVPISGWNGDNMIEATTNAPWYKGWEKETKAGVVKGKTLLEAIDAIEPPARPTDKPLRLPLQDVYKIGGIGTVPVGRVETGVIKPGMVVTFAPAGVTTEVKSVEMHHEQLEEGLPGDNVGFNVKNVSVKEIRRGNVCGDSKNDPPKATESFNATVIVLNHPGQISAGYSPVLDCHTAHIACRFDELLEKNDRRSGKKLEDSPKFIKSGDAALVKFVPSKPMCVEAFSDYPPLGRFAVRDMRQTVAVGVIKSVVKTDKAGKVTKAAQKAAKK, translated from the coding sequence ATGGGTAAGGAGAAGTCTCACGTTAACGTTGTCGTCATTGGTCACGTCGATTCTGGTAAGTCTACTACCACCGGTCACTTGATCTACAAGTGTGGTGGTATCGACAAGAGAACCATCGAAAAgttcgagaaggaagccGCTGAATTGGGTAAGGGTTCTTTCAAGTACGCTTGGGTGTTGGACAAATTGAAGGCTGAGAGAGAAAGAGGTATCACCATCGATATCGCTTTGTGGAAGTTCGAAACTCCAAAGTACCAAGTCACCGTTATCGATGCCCCAGGTCACAGagatttcatcaagaacatGATCACTGGTACTTCTCAAGCTGACTGTGCTATCTTGATCATTGCTGGTGGTGTCGGTGAATTCGAAGCCGGTATCTCCAAGGACGGTCAAACCAGAGAGCACGCTTTGTTGGCTTTCACCTTGGGTGTCAGACAATTGATTGTTGCTGTCAACAAGATGGACTCCGTCAAGTGGGACGAGTCCagattccaagaaatcGTCAAGGAGACCTccaacttcatcaagaaggTCGGTTACAACCCAAAGACCGTTCCATTCGTTCCAATCTCTGGTTGGAACGGTGACAACATGATTGAAGCCACCACCAACGCTCCATGGTACAAGGGTTGGGAGAAGGAGACCAAGGCCGGTGTCGTCAAGGGTAAGACCTTGTTGGAAGCCATTGACGCCATTGAGCCACCAGCCAGACCAACTGacaagccattgagatTGCCATTGCAAGATGTCTACAAGATCGGTGGTATTGGTACTGTGCCAGTCGGTAGAGTCGAAACCGGTGTCATCAAGCCAGGTATGGTTGTCACTTTTGCCCCAGCCGGTGTCACCACTGAAGTCAAGTCCGTTGAAATGCACCACGAACAATTGGAAGAAGGTTTGCCAGGTGACAACGTTGGTTTCAACGTCAAGAACGTCTCCGTTAAGGAAATTAGAAGAGGTAACGTCTGTGGTGACTCCAAGAACGACCCACCAAAGGCTACTGAATCTTTCAACGCTACCGTTATCGTCTTGAACCACCCAGGTCAAATCTCTGCTGGTTACTCTCCAGTCTTGGATTGTCACACTGCTCACATTGCTTGTAGATTCGACGAATTGTTGGAGAAGAACGACAGAAGATCTGGTAAGAAGTTGGAAGACTCTCCAAAGTTCATCAAGTCTGGTGACGCTGCTTTGGTCAAGTTCGTTCCATCTAAGCCAATGTGTGTTGAAGCTTTCTCTGACTACCCACCATTGGGTAGATTCGCCGTCAGAGACATGAGACAAACCGTCGCTGTCGGTGTCATCAAGTCCGTTGTCAAGACCGACAAGGCTGGTAAGGTTACCAAGGCTGCTCAAAAGGCTGCTAAGAAATAA
- the TPS1 gene encoding alpha,alpha-trehalose-phosphate synthase (UDP-forming) TPS1 (ancestral locus Anc_3.386) → MVDLDKERPLQDVGKNYLQNFDENGRTEIIARRTLMTGLLGGKSRSNAARFAILALHLLENYRKPSRGECEKGEAGAWSVAARNFCEKEEGGIAQAVYKRLRGSISGSKPYFELEKDDYQEMAELAKGKELRTTNTESHSDKPAPGNIIVVSNRLPVTINKNQKTGEYEYKMSSGGLVTALQGLKKTSTFQWYGWPGLEIPDDEKEGVRKDLLEKFNAIPIFLSDEIADLHYNGFSNSILWPLFHYHPGEINFDENAWLAYNEANLTFAEEIFKNIHDNDVVWVHDYHLMLLPEMIRERISQTKLQNIKLGWFLHTPFPSSEIYRILPVRQEILKGVLSCNLIGFHTYDYARHFLSAVQRILNVNTLPNGVEYQGRFVNVGAFPIGIDVETFTDGLRKPEVKERISKLKETFKGCKIIVGVDRLDYIKGVPQKLHALEVFLNEHPEWIGKVVLVQVAVPSRGDVEEYQYLRSVVNELVGRINGQFGTVEFVPIHFMHKSVPFEELISLYAVSDVCLVSSTRDGMNLVSYEYIACQEEKKGSLILSEFTGAAQSLNGALIVNPWNTDELSDALNEALTLPEEKRDANWEKLYKYISKYTSAFWGENFVHELFSTSDNAE, encoded by the coding sequence AGAGTCGATCCAATGCTGCCAGATTCGCAATTTTGGCTTTGCACTTACTGGAAAACTATCGAAAACCGTCGCGTGGTGAATGCGAAAAGGGGGAAGCAGGGGCCTGGTCGGTCGCAGCTAGGAATTTTTGcgagaaagaagaaggggGAATTGCTCAAGCCGTATATAAGCGCCTGAGAGGATCGATTTCGGGTTCGAAGCCGTATTTTGAGCTGGAAAAGGACGATTACCAAGAGATGGCTGAACTAGCGAAGGGAAAAGAATTGCGCACGACCAACACCGAATCTCACAGCGATAAGCCTGCCCCCGGTAACATCATTGTGGTATCGAACAGGTTGCCCGTGACCATCAACAAGAACCAAAAAACTGGTGAATATGAGTACAAAATGTCGTCCGGCGGGCTGGTGACAGCACTGCAAGgcttgaagaaaacttCAACATTCCAATGGTACGGTTGGCCTGGTCTCGAAATCCCAGATGACGAGAAGGAGGGGGTGAGAAAAGATCTGCTCGAAAAGTTCAATGCTATACCAATCTTTTTGAGCGATGAAATCGCAGATTTGCATTACAATGGGTTCAGCAATTCTATTTTATGGCCTCTGTTCCACTACCACCCCGGTGAGATCAACTTTGATGAGAACGCATGGCTAGCATATAATGAGGCAAATTTGACGTTTGCAGAGgagatcttcaaaaacataCACGACAATGACGTCGTTTGGGTTCACGATTACCATTTGATGCTATTGCCCGAGATGATCAGGGAGAGGATCTCTCAAACAAAACTGCAAAACATCAAGCTTGGATGGTTCTTGCACACCCCATTCCCCTCAAGCGAAATTTACAGAATATTACCGGTAAGACAAGAGATCTTGAAAGGTGTCTTGAGCTGTAACCTCATCGGGTTCCACACGTACGATTACGCCAGGCATTTCCTTTCTGCGGTACAGAGAATCCTGAACGTGAATACCTTACCGAATGGTGTCGAATATCAGGGCAGGTTCGTGAACGTCGGGGCCTTTCCTATCGGTATCGATGTCGAAACCTTCACAGATGGTTTACGGAAGCCTGAGGTTAAGGAAAGGATCAGCAAACTGAAAGAGACTTTCAAAGGATGCAAGATCATTGTCGGGGTCGATAGACTGGATTACATCAAAGGTGTCCCACAAAAGCTTCACGCCTTGGAAGTGTTTCTAAACGAACACCCTGAATGGATCGGTAAAGTAGTGCTCGTGCAGGTGGCCGTGCCAAGTCGTGGCGATGTTGAAGAGTACCAGTATCTGAGATCAGTCGTCAACGAATTGGTGGGCAGAATAAACGGTCAGTTTGGTACTGTCGAGTTCGTTCCCATCCATTTCATGCACAAGAGCGTCCCCTTCGAAGAACTGATTTCTCTGTATGCGGTGAGTGACGTCTGTCTAGTCTCCTCCACTCGTGACGGTATGAACTTGGTCTCGTACGAATACATTGCATGTcaagaggagaaaaaggGCTCTTTAATATTAAGTGAATTTACCGGTGCTGCTCAGTCCCTGAACGGAGCATTGATAGTAAACCCCTGGAACACTGACGAACTCTCCGACGCCCTCAACGAAGCATTGACGCTACCAGAGGAGAAGAGAGACGCGAACTGGGAAAAGCTGTACAAGTACATTTCCAAGTACACCTCCGCCTTCTGGGGTGAAAACTTCGTCCACGAGCTGTTCAGCACCTCGGACAACGCCGAGTAG
- the MRL1 gene encoding Mrl1p (ancestral locus Anc_3.377): MLKRNQLWKVVLLLLTLVTAVTCVRNYHDRITDAADNKPSPGGDHEEADLFCAVMNPTTGTFIDLSQLSSTPNNPRGSRGSGQHSDPSKTRWLVSGWGYYTNFTLGVCSSPVTADQEPELHNTTGAYYVDPRSQKLVSIGDFATHPTLSRAKKLTLQYDNGALCPNGVDRKSTVLSFMCDRDVASNAQITFVASVHDCAYFFEVRSVHACPTSARSNEVNVLGIFVGIFAVFFLVEFGGRRWLYGKVKTHFHSGGSG; encoded by the coding sequence ATGCTGAAAAGAAACCAACTGTGGAAGGTGGTGCTGCTCTTGCTCACGCTGGTCACCGCGGTGACATGTGTGAGAAACTACCACGACAGGATCACCGACGCTGCCGACAACAAGCCCTCCCCGGGCGGCGATCATGAAGAAGCTGACCTGTTCTGCGCCGTTATGAACCCAACCACTGGCACTTTTATTGACCTCTCGCAACTGTCGTCTACGCCAAACAATCCGCGCGGCAGCCGCGGCAGCGGCCAGCACAGCGACCCGTCCAAGACCCGCTGGCTCGTCTCGGGCTGGGGGTACTACACGAACTTCACGCTCGGCGTTTGTTCGAGCCCCGTAACCGCCGACCAAGAGCCGGAGCTGCACAACACGACGGGCGCGTACTACGTCGATCCGCGCTCGCAGAAGCTGGTGTCGATCGGTGACTTCGCGACCCACCCCACGCTGTCGCGCGCCAAGAAGCTTACGCTGCAGTACGACAATGGCGCCCTGTGTCCGAACGGCGTGGACCGCAAGTCCACGGTGCTAAGCTTTATGTGCGACCGCGACGTCGCCTCTAACGCGCAGATCACCTTTGTCGCCAGCGTGCACGACTGTGCGTACTTCTTTGAGGTGCGCAGCGTGCACGCGTGCCCCACCTCGGCGCGGTCGAACGAGGTGAACGTACTGGGGATCTTTGTGGGGATCTTTGCGGTGTTCTTCCTGGTCGAGTTCGGCGGGCGGCGCTGGCTGTACGGGAAGGTCAAGACGCACTTCCATTCCGGCGGGAGCGGCTGA
- the PTC4 gene encoding type 2C protein phosphatase PTC4 (ancestral locus Anc_3.385) codes for MGQLLSHPLTEKEIEYNDYKNSSHGHSSGSGHKNDQVGIPRYYNCVGSMQGYRLTQEDAHLVLNEDKSLVVTFYNPFEGKSELLKLSVFALFDGHGGDECSSFLSGAHQKSSKNGIAKWIAYSFEHHQYGALLSEAVDASVEDGDSGISPPTAKRGFRTLVGLISQVLKDAFFLQDQELYKHFSNSSCGSTAVVAIIINQESLYVANCGDSRCILSSKALGIKTMSFDHKPQHIGELLRINDNGGTVSLGRVGGVLALSRAFSDFQFKRAVSYTRKSPKSHHSTGIPPQESQVTVEPDVLMHKINYSKDEFLVLGCDGIWDIYSNKQLVQFIKYHLTLGVNLEGIVTKLLDHGIAQANSNTGVGFDNMTAIIVVLNKPGETLSAWYAKMKVRLERERGLS; via the coding sequence ATGGGACAACTTCTTTCCCATCCGCTGACTGAAAAGGAGATAGAATATAACGATTATAAGAATAGTAGTCATGGACATTCATCGGGATCTGGTCATAAAAACGATCAAGTCGGTATACCTCGTTATTACAATTGCGTAGGATCTATGCAAGGTTACAGATTGACTCAAGAGGATGCTCATTTAGTACTGAACGAAGACAAGTCGCTGGTTGTGACGTTTTATAATCCTTTTGAGGGAAAATCCGAGCTATTGAAGTTGAGCGTATTTGCGTTGTTTGATGGCCACGGCGGTGATGAATGCTCCAGTTTCCTTAGCGGTGCTCACCAGAAAAGCTCCAAGAACGGGATCGCCAAGTGGATAGCATACTCCTTTGAGCATCATCAGTACGGGGCACTGCTGAGTGAAGCTGTGGACGCATCTGTCGAGGATGGCGATAGCGGTATCAGTCCGCCAACAGCGAAGCGAGGGTTCCGAACTTTGGTTGGTTTAATTAGCCAGGTGCTGAAAGATGCTTTCTTTCTGCAGGATCAAGAGCTTTACAAACATTTTTCGAACAGTTCGTGCGGATCCACAGCGGTGGTCGCGATAATAATCAATCAGGAGAGCCTTTATGTGGCCAACTGCGGTGATTCTCGTTGCATTCTCTCGTCCAAGGCGCTGGGCATCAAAACCATGTCATTCGATCATAAACCTCAACATATCGGTGAGCTGTTGCGTATCAACGACAACGGCGGTACCGTGTCCTTAGGCAGAGTCGGGGGAGTGTTAGCACTGAGCAGGGCGTTCAGTGACTTCCAATTTAAGAGAGCCGTTTCGTATACCCGCAAGTCACCGAAATCACATCACAGCACAGGTATACCTCCACAAGAGTCGCAGGTAACCGTGGAGCCTGACGTTCTGATGCACAAGATCAATTATTCCAAGGACGAGTTCCTGGTGCTGGGTTGTGACGGCATATGGGACATCTACAGCAACAAACAGTTGGTACAATTTATCAAGTATCATTTGACTCTGGGTGTTAATTTGGAGGGCATAGTGACAAAATTGCTTGACCATGGAATTGCACAGGCAAACAGCAATACTGGCGTTGGGTTCGACAACATGACTGCAATCATTGTAGTTCTGAATAAGCCAGGTGAGACTTTGAGCGCTTGGTACGCAAAGATGAAAGTACGGTTAGAACGTGAACGCGGGTTGAGCTAA
- the CBP6 gene encoding Cbp6p (ancestral locus Anc_3.380): MSSSQAVRDAAKQLVSVLERFPAQRIRHIVSFKDSQIERFKRVAGLSVDGGSGNNKKASIEEIKDIINRTSGPLGLQKDLLKKMQAALPDDELSLQSIEEQIKALNSLTSNKYKNYYDVGDKLYKPAGNPQYYQRILDEIEGKKKETFMSAFRTVVFGK, translated from the coding sequence ATGTCTTCATCTCAAGCCGTCAGAGACGCCGCTAAACAGTTAGTCTCTGTGTTGGAAAGGTTCCCAGCACAACGTATAAGACATATAGTTTCCTTCAAGGACTCGCAAATCGAAAGGTTTAAGAGAGTAGCTGGTCTGTCAGTTGATGGCGGTTCTGGTAATAATAAGAAGGCTTCcatcgaagaaatcaagGATATTATCAACCGGACTTCTGGCCCGTTAGGTTTGCAGAAGGATTTGTTAAAGAAGATGCAGGCAGCATTGCCTGACGATGAATTGAGCCTTCAAAGTATCGAAGAACAGATAAAAGCACTCAACTCTTTGACGAGTAACAAATACAAGAATTACTATGATGTGGGCGACAAATTGTACAAACCTGCCGGCAATCCGCAGTATTACCAAAGGATCCTTGACGAAATAGAGGGCAAAAAGAAGGAGACATTTATGAGTGCATTCAGGACAGTCGTATTCGGTAAGTAA
- the OPY2 gene encoding Opy2p (ancestral locus Anc_3.373), protein MSVASISSSGDGTSYSVVSSTGLVLADSSTSSCVECGTPPPCPQCASDEYCLQTEQTCSECSTTRCVKKNGSSTSSLNGSGNQSGGANGKVVGGVVGGVVGGVVVLAALLLFFLYHRYWKKALRERAEAAKAGTGSYFMDDNEMGDADDFTDSESEEEDLLSENRRRSHHPHAVDRETFAAKGPPGADHSDRHSTVTVQTRASNILPIAYIPGVTSGGAGGSRASRLFRGLNTSNLNTAGDMRSHITLGSSILGGIEDEEEQADHDTKKEPQRNRSQDNLTTAIRARPKLVQIQEEEIPEKPSQDHTTNADSQRPEQASSEDDDNGSFILDVAIGDTKRSSPTASHASSPFEDKYQIP, encoded by the coding sequence ATGAGTGTGGCTAGTATATCGAGCAGCGGTGACGGGACTTCGTATTCTGTGGTGAGCTCGACCGGGCTGGTCCTTGCCGATTCGAGTACGTCGAGTTGTGTGGAGTGCGGGACTCCCCCGCCATGTCCGCAGTGTGCTAGCGATGAGTACTGTCTTCAGACCGAACAGACGTGTTCGGAGTGCTCTACTACTCGCTGtgtcaagaagaacggGTCGTCGACCAGCAGTCTGAACGGCTCCGGGAACCAGTCCGGTGGCGCGAACGGGAAAGTGGTCGGTGGTGTTGTTGGGGGCGTTGTCGGGGGCGTTGTGGTGCTGGCAGCGTTGCTGCTATTCTTTCTGTACCACAGATATTGGAAAAAGGCACTCCGCGAGAGAGCGGAGGCCGCCAAGGCCGGCACCGGCTCGTACTTCATGGATGACAACGAGATGGGCGATGCTGACGACTTCACAGACAGCgagagcgaagaagaggaccTGCTGAGCGAAAACAGACGTCGCTCGCATCACCCGCACGCGGTGGACCGCGAAACCTTCGCTGCGAAGGGCCCACCGGGAGCAGATCACTCCGACAGGCACAGCACCGTGACAGTGCAGACCAGGGCGTCCAACATTCTGCCCATTGCGTACATCCCCGGCGTCACCAGCGGCGGCGCGGGAGGCTCGCGAGCCTCCCGCCTGTTCCGCGGCCTGAACACCTCCAATCTGAACACTGCCGGCGACATGAGGTCCCACATCACTCTCGGCTCGTCCATCCTAGGCGGCatcgaagacgaagaggagCAAGCGGACCACGACACCAAGAAGGAACCCCAACGCAACCGCTCGCAAGACAACCTGACAACAGCCATCAGAGCCAGACCAAAACTGGTCCAAAtacaggaagaagaaataccGGAGAAACCGAGTCAAGACCACACTACAAACGCCGACAGCCAGCGCCCGGAACAAGCAAGTTCGGAAGACGACGACAACGGCAGTTTCATCCTCGATGTCGCCATCGGCGACACCAAGAGATCATCGCCCACCGCGAGCCACGCCTCTTCACCCTTCGAAGACAAGTACCAGATACCATAA
- a CDS encoding transketolase family protein (ancestral locus Anc_3.372), which produces MVEYTDIDRLAISTIRLLAVDAVSKANSGHPGAPLGMAPAAHVLLRHMRMNPKNPDWINRDRFVLSNGHACALLYSMLHLTGYDFSIEDLKQFRQLNSKTPGHPEFELPGVEVTTGPLGQGISNAVGMAIAQANLAATYNKPGFTLSDSYTYSFLGDGCLQEGVSSEACSLAGHLQLGNLIAIYDDNKITIDGDTDVSFTEDVLKRYEAYGWEVLTVENGNEDLDAISKAIEKAQQSKDKPTLIKMSTVIGFGSLHAGSHAVHGAPLKADDVKQLKKKFGFDPEQSFVVPQEVYDFYQKNVAEPGAKLNAQWDKLFEEYQQKHQQLGQDLARRLSGKLPENWCSKLPTYAPKDGAIATRKLSEITLENIYAELPELIGGSADLTPSNLTRWKEAVDFQPPSSGLGDYSGRYIRYGIREHGMGAIMNGISAFGANYKPFGGTFLNFVSYAAGAVRLAALSGHPVIWVATHDSIGLGEDGPTHQPIETLAHFRAIPNLGVWRPADGNEVSAAYKSALESKHTPHIIALSRQNLPQLEGSSVEKALKGGYVLQDVANPDIVLVATGSEVSLCVEAAKILKDKHVNARIVSLPDTLTFDKQSEEYKLSVLPDRIPILSVEVLSTAGWSKYAHQSFGLNRFGASGKAADVFKMLDFVPEGVASRAEKTIAFYKGREVDSPLRTAF; this is translated from the coding sequence ATGGTTGAATACACCGACATTGACAGGCTAGCTATCTCTACCATCAGATTGTTGGCAGTGGATGCCGTGTCCAAGGCGAACTCTGGTCACCCGGGTGCGCCATTGGGGATGGCACCAGCAGCTCACGTTTTGCTGAGACACATGCGTATGAACCCAAAGAACCCAGATTGGATCAACAGAGATAGATTTGTGTTGTCCAACGGTCATGCGTGTGCTTTGTTGTACTCTATGTTGCACCTGACTGGCTACGATTTCTCGATTGAGGACCTGAAGCAGTTCAGACAGTTGAACTCGAAGACTCCAGGCCACCCAGAGTTCGAGTTGCCCGGTGTCGAGGTCACGACAGGTCCTTTGGGTCAGGGTATCTCGAACGCAGTTGGTATGGCCATCGCTCAGGCTAATTTGGCCGCTACTTACAACAAGCCGGGTTTCACCCTTTCTGACTCCTACACCTACTCGTTCTTGGGTGACGGTTGTTTGCAAGAAGGTGTGTCCTCTGAAGCCTGTTCTTTGGCCGGTCACTTGCAATTGGGTAACCTGATTGCCATCTACGATGACAACAAGATCACCATTGATGGTGACACTGATGTGTCGTTCACTGAAGACGTGTTGAAGAGATACGAGGCTTACGGTTGGGAAGTTCTGACCGTTGAAAACGGTAACGAGGACTTGGACGCCATCTCCAAGGCTATCGAAAAGGCACAACAATCCAAGGACAAGCCcactttgatcaagatgagCACAGTTATCGGCTTCGGTTCTCTGCACGCCGGTTCGCACGCCGTTCACGGAGCGCCATTGAAGGCTGACGATGTTaagcaattgaagaagaagttcgGTTTCGACCCTGAGCAGTCCTTTGTTGTCCCACAGGAGGTGTACGACTTCTACCAAAAGAACGTCGCTGAACCAGGTGCCAAGTTGAACGCTCAGTGGGACAAACTCTTCGAGGAGTACCAACAAAAGCATCAACAGTTGGGTCAAGATTTGGCTAGAAGATTGAGCGGTAAGTTGCCAGAAAACTGGTGTTCTAAGCTACCAACCTACGCTCCAAAGGACGGCGCTATCGCCACCAGAAAATTGTCAGAAATCACTTTGGAAAACATCTACGCTGAATTGCCAGAATTGATCGGTGGTTCCGCTGATTTGACCCCATCTAACTTGACCAGATGGAAGGAGGCCGTTGATTTCCAACCTCCTTCTTCCGGTTTGGGTGACTACTCTGGTAGATACATCAGATATGGTATCAGAGAGCACGGTATGGGTGCCATCATGAACGGTATCTCCGCTTTTGGTGCTAACTACAAGCCATTTGGTGGTACCTTTTTGAACTTTGTTTCTTACGCTGCTGGTGCCGTTAGATTGGCCGCTCTCTCTGGTCACCCAGTTATCTGGGTTGCCACTCACGACTCCATCGGTTTGGGTGAAGACGGTCCAACCCACCAGCCTATCGAAACTTTGGCTCATTTCAGAGCTATCCCAAACTTGGGTGTCTGGAGACCAGCTGACGGTAAtgaagtttctgctgcttaCAAGAGCGCTTTGGAATCTAAACACACGCCACACATCATCGCTCTTTCCAGACAAAACTTGCCACAGCTTGAGGGTTCTAGTGTTGAGAAGGCCTTGAAGGGTGGTTATGTTCTACAGGATGTTGCCAACCCAGATATCGTTCTTGTGGCCACTGGTTCTGAGGTCTCTTTGTGTGTTGAAGCTgccaagatcttgaaggacAAGCACGTTAATGCCCGTATCGTGTCCTTACCTGATACTTTGACTTTCGACAAGCAATCTGAGGAATACAAGTTGTCTGTTCTCCCTGACCGTATCCCAATTCTCTCTGTCGAAGTCCTAAGTACTGCTGGCTGGTCCAAATACGCTCATCAATCCTTTGGTCTAAACAGATTTGGTGCTTCCGGTAAGGCCGCTGACGTTTTCAAGATGTTAGATTTCGTTCCAGAAGGTGTTGCTTCCAGAGCTGAGAAGACCATTGCCTTCTACAAGGGCAGGGAAGTCGACTCCCCATTGAGAACTGCTTTCTaa
- the MUD1 gene encoding Mud1p (ancestral locus Anc_3.379): MVEYNCLYLKNLPRRPRSNANFTRLLLNHINPHNKFAIDPSLPLPANETFGNGPLRLLDETLGIIQISRSVRLENQCFITFIDHESANSFKSRFEHDWKVKGRLIEVQFATKNSLMGLAVTDQDLLHHVLKKRQMQRRIDSNEDLKESRRLQRRLRRLRCKLRKKGLSAEEIGKVTETVKDQRPQVSEPRKKQTGEKPVVLRENPPNKVLLVQNLPRDTTVSAITELFRSAALLEVRLVAVRRLAFVEYESIEAAAATRDKLGASHSWNGHQINIEFAK, from the coding sequence ATGGTGGAATACAACTGTCTCTACCTGAAGAATTTACCACGTCGTCCACGCAGCAATGCTAATTTCACCAGGCTACTATTGAATCACATAAACCCTCACAACAAGTTCGCTATCGATCCATCGTTACCTCTTCCTGCAAATGAAACCTTTGGTAACGGCCCACTACGACTCTTGGACGAAACACTGGGCATTATACAGATCTCGAGGTCCGTTCGATTGGAGAACCAGTGTTTTATCACTTTCATAGACCACGAGTCTGCCAATAGCTTTAAATCCAGGTTTGAGCATGACTGGAAAGTGAAGGGACGCCTAATCGAAGTACAGTTTGCCACCAAGAACTCACTCATGGGGCTGGCGGTAACCGATCAGGATCTGCTGCACCAtgtattgaagaagcggcAGATGCAGCGCAGGATCGATTCAAATGAAGATCTAAAGGAAAGCCGTCGGTTGCAGAGGAGACtgagaagattgagatGTAAGCTGCGAAAGAAGGGACTCTCCGCTGAGGAGATCGGCAAAGTCACCGAAACCGTGAAGGATCAGAGACCGCAGGTTTCGGAACCGAGGAAGAAACAAACGGGCGAAAAGCCTGTTGTACTGAGAGAGAATCCACCCAACAAGGTCCTATTGGTGCAGAACCTGCCGCGCGACACCACGGTGAGCGCAATCACCGAGCTATTTCGGTCGGCAGCACTCCTCGAGGTTAGACTCGTCGCGGTACGGAGGTTGGCCTTCGTCGAGTACGAATCCATCGAGGCCGCTGCCGCGACGAGAGACAAGCTTGGTGCCAGCCATAGCTGGAACGGTCATCAAATAAATATAGAGTTTGCCAAATAG